The Helicoverpa armigera isolate CAAS_96S chromosome 5, ASM3070526v1, whole genome shotgun sequence sequence caacaaaaatggttatattttCTGTGAAAGATGTGCTAAAACATTGAAGGGAAAAtcataattatacttttttaataGGGCTAATGAAGTGTAAAATTGCCGATCAATTGCTAATGTATAACCTGGTAAAACACTCTTGTACAAAGAGCTTACTGAATATGCACCAATCCCAAAACTCctaaatttgaaataaaagtagatttttttcttttaaaactagCTTTATTAAAAAGGAGATATCAAGGTGTGtacatcttaaaatatttttgtaaatccGGTAAACTCTCGATAGCATCACGCTACTTTACGTATCATAGatctacaataattattttattataaagttaaaagtataTTGAACTGTCCAAACACCGGGAAAATAGAGAACAACCACAAATAGTCACTAGTCTGCAACATACACACACCAATACCTCATCCATTATTTTCTAGTTAAGACTCCTAGCTTTTGGGAATGGATTTTGTTTCTGAATCGTTACCTCATTTCATCGGGAATGCCTTCGCTGACGTAATAATGCATCCAACTTACCTTAAATATACTTAAACATACTTGTAGTATGGTGTAGTACTTGTTACagtagttttaaattatatatgtaggtacgtacacatagcataattttgtgtaaacaataTTTCGTTTCCATTAGGTATCGAGACCTGTAGAGtccatataaatatttgatgcGCTACAGCTACGTGAAAATTTTAGTTTCGTCATAAATCTCTGAATAGTGTTGAAGAAGTTAATAATCATAATAGGCTCCAACCTTTAGTTACATTTGAGGAATTTATAGTAAACAGGAGGATTGCCTTAGTTTCAGTAGTCACAATCAATTATATCATTTGATTTTTACTGTCCATAACTCCATGCCTTGTGAGACagcgtaaaatataaaaaatattgttaaaaaggTGCAAACCGAATCAAAGAAAGTCTGAACAAAATCGTGTGACAATTCGGGCATAAACTTAGAGAATgatgtattaatatttatgaatgtagagatttatttatgaatttacatTAAGAAGGAAAATGAAGACATCAAACCGAGCGGCAGCCTTGACTCTTCTTCTCAGGCCTGAAAACACATCGGgctggatttttttttactaaagattaaaaacaaaatggtcgCTCACACATACATGAACCGAGTTTACAGTTTGGTCATATATGCCAGTTGACATTTACATGACTTGTAGGTTCACGTAAAGAATGGTGACGTCGTTGTTCGCAGGTACTGTCTCTGGGCGCGACGGGCGGCCACAAGGGAACCACGCAGCCTTCTCACCCCTGCACTATTCTCCACCATTCTCCTTACAAGGTAACACTCGCCTCTATGTAAATCTATGCATACGAATAACATAGTATATGTTAATAACAGTGGTTACTTTATTTTTTCACTTACTTTAATGTCTCTACACAAATTGTAGGCAATTATTTGGCTACGATGTAACATTTAAATTGTTCGTATTGTAGTTTGCACATAAGAAAAGTATAAGTTATGTTCGTCGCATTGACCTCGCTCTAAAACCCGACACAGTCGACACGCAACACGCTACAATTCCGAAtagtttgttgtaaaatatttaaattgagcGCTGAATTCTACTAAATTTGCACGAATTTATATTACAGGCCGCTTGGGATTGGTTGATCCTAATATTGGTGATATACACGGCGATATTTACTCCTTACGTGGCCGCCTTTCAACTAAATGAGCCCGACTTCGACAAACGTTCCCGCAGCTTCGGCGAAGACCCCATAGTTGTCATCGACATGATCGGTAATAATGATACTGATTTTATAGGTTACAATCTACCTTACCGTACCTTTGATTTCTCTTTTTTGGTGGCTATACTAAAGTGGATGAACATAGCTAAAAACAATGTTTGACACATTCACATCAAATTCTAATCGTTGTTCGTGTCTCATTCAAATAAAGTACTACAATTGCACACTGTATGATTATATATCATGCGACGTATTTACATACCtgaataaatgtaaattatgacAATAAAACCTAACAATGAACGTTTTGTTTTCCAGTGGACGTAACCTTCATAATAGACATCCTGATAAACTTCCGCACCACGTATGTTAACGTAGCCGACGAAGTGGAGTCGGACCCTGCTAAGATCGCCATGCACTACTTACGGGGCTGGTTCCTTATCGACCTCGTCGCAGCCATCCCGTTCGATCTCCTGCTCTTCGGCACCGACACCGACGAAGTGAGCTGCTTTACCCACCTACATACACAACATTATTGGTTTCATTTCACATACGATAcctacacaaaattaaatttagaattaGACAACAAAAGGAATGGCTGAATAGAAGACAAAAACACCAACGGCCTTACCGTGATTCGCAAACTCGTATCTATCGATAGTCGCGGCTCACTCGCCAAACAACGAGAATCGATTCAAATCGTTTTTGGAGCGTGAACGAAGTAAGTTTGCATTTCACGGTGGATATCCAGACGATCAGTTGTCCGAAACAGTGTCACAGTCCTAGGAATCCCGAACTTAATGCAATGAGAGTTCACAAAACATCAATGCAGCTCAACTCGtatattataagaaaataacacAGTGGTCACAACTGGAGGCCATACAGTACAACAAGATTAGGGTGGCGAAGCACGATACATTCCGCATTGTGAAGGGTCATAAGAATATGAAAGCGAACTAGGTCAAGTTAGGGTTGCACGATAAACATTTCAAGACGAAACAATAAGTACTTAGACATTATTTGAGCAGTCAAAGCTTATTTTGTTCGGGATGAACGGTTCTTTCGGACAAATGAAGTTTGGTTATTTTCTAGCGAATCACGTAGTTGTGGAATGCAGTCAATGCAACTGTCACTATCGATTAGGTTACCACAGCCGATCATTAAAAGATCCCACTTTATATATATTGAATCAAGTACATagctatttttgtaaattattttaaaaacaatcaaaCTGTGTAAAACCGACTAAAATCATTTATCATCCAGTATGTTTTGTTCGTAAGCAGAGttgatttgtgattttattttgattttgaacaaGTACTTATTACCTGTTGATTTTGTTGACGATTAGCAACCTATCgtgatttattttatcatttgtcAAATAGTCACGTTGTGGAGAATGCCCGAAGGTGGGTGCGTATTGAATTTGTAATACCATTTCTTGTTACAGCAGGGGCTGGAAAGTGATGAGGTATACCATCTTTGTGAACTATTTTTATGTTGCTGCCactcaattttattatatttttagttgacatattttattcattaatttccACTAGCCATTTTGAATCCACTAAGTGAATGCGTTAATGGAAGATATGGACGCTTCCCATGAGCAAAATGTCAATCATTACTTGTCGTACACCGATCCCGACATGTACCGAAGCTCACTAGTTGTGTCATGAGCTTGTGCCGCAGGATAGCGACTACCAACATGGCTAGATCCGACCGGGACCTCGCTCTGCGTAGCGTTTCTTTGATTCATGTGACAATATACGTAACGCTCGTGCTCGCTCCTGGCAACTGAATCCTAGCTTCAACGAGCCGAGTTCGTGTAGCATTATAACATGGTGGAGTTAGTTGCGTATGAGTAACAGAAAaagattcatattttatttatatttgagcaTAATACTTTAGCTTTCTTAGCACGTACGACTTAAACAGTATACTTAGATTTGTAATGCATATTTACTTGCATAACTGACATAGTtgacaaacttatttatacGTACTGTCTAGTACCACTAACTAGATTTACTAAAATAGTTTAACGAATGGAATTACAATAGAAGCCATGAAGTAGGTGAATAGTTAGAAGTTGGAAAGgagtaataaatacataattgtcATGCGGGTTTGATTTCATCGCGATAATACATCGGTGGAACATTTTCATTGgcttttcttagtaaaagtacGTACAAGAGTCACGATATGCACAGAGCTTGGTAGCAATTACGCTCACACTTCCCAGACTTTATGTACCGATCAATAAATCGCCTTTATTCACGACAAGAAGCACCAAGTTATAGTGTCAGTCCCGAACTTACATAACTACTTGAAGCACCCACCTTACATCAAGCAATATATCAATATATTGATGTACTATACTGTATCCGCCACTGATCTGTATACCCACTTTGATTTATTTGCTCATCGTAATTTGTGTTTGTTAATATTTACCAATTGGTTTAAATGAACATctacattgttatttatttttcttacatacataaggattacctattttatttttaaatttcaataaattgttttgaaacgattttatttattttgttttcctttttttccAAATCCAAACCtaataaaactaaatcaaaTCTAAAACTACCCGCAGTGCACGGTTCAAACTGAGAACCCATGAGAGATGGGCGGTACGTTTCAAAACTTATAATTTGAGTCACTGAAAGTCATCGACAACCGGCATCAGCTTCACAGACAATGCTTCCCATGATAAATACAGCACAGAATGACCACACGTGTGAATTATTAAACCAACTAACATTaggtattacttaaataattatcatttaaacaaCAATCTAAACTTGCCTCAAATCCATGTGTGTTTTCAATATCCAGTCACCGAATAAAAGTTTCGaataagaatttaaattaattgcatCTACATAAATAAGTTGTTTTCTAAATTGATTTATAGCATTAtcttaataagtaattaagttGAAAGTAGACGTTACTGTGTAGGTAACTTATTATGTAtcttatatttaatattatacctTTTTACTGTGGTACATAATCTTACATTCGTCGAAAAAAGTTGATAATTTTAGGTAAGTCCTCAAAATCTCTAAGCAGGTTGAATCTAAAACTTTTTGCCAAGCGTTTTTAAAATGCACCGAGTTTTTATAAGAATTACTAATCTTTGtatatatttcaaattattgtaCTCGCTTAAAATGTTAAAGTCACACGAGCATACATTCACAATTGAACAACATGGTTGTAGGCACTATGATCAGTAACTGTAGAGGGACTATGTAATTGACAATGAAGTAAAACCAGTAATCAAACAGTATTGTGCACCGCATTATGTACGAAGCCAgctaattttatagttttaaaacaatcgCTTTTAATTCTgcaaactacatacatataatatctaAGTTTGAGCTCAGCAGCATTCATCGGCCAGTTTTGCTTTGTTAGCGTGGTTTTCGCTGCGAGGCCTCGTTGATGCTATTTAGTTTTAAGCGAACGTTTCATATAACGCTTGAGTTGGGTTTGCGGCTAAGTTGCGTTGCACCAGCGGCTGAGGAACGTTCTGAGGTGTGGTTGTGGTGCTTGCAGACCACGACCCTCATCGGTCTGCTGAAGACGGCGCGACTGCTGAGGCTCGTGCGCGTCGCACGCAAAATTGACCGATACTCCGAATACGGCACCGCTGTACTGCTTCTACTTATGGCCACTTTTGTCCTTATCGCTCATTGGTTGGCCTGCTTATGGTGAGTTGTAACATTACCCCGAAAATTATCTTGTTCtttattatgattaagttaaATTTAATGTATATGTCTATACACTACTTACTAATACACACACGCAATACTTGACATTTTATTATACGAAGCTCGGTCAAACAAATCCACAGCGCAGcggtattaattataattaactagtACTAAGTACTATAGCAGACACTTATATTCTCAGGTACGCTATCGGCAGTTGGGAACGGCCTCAGCTTCACGCGCCCATAGGATGGCTGGACGCACTCGCTAACGATGTCCAAGCTTCCTATGACAACTCCACCGGTCCATCTATGAGGTAATACATACCAATAATCTTCACAATAATCTATGAGGACGTTCAATAACATAAACTGTTGTATTTCAGGTCTAGATATATAACCGCTTTATATTTCACGTGCACGTCGCTTACAAGCGTTGGTTTTGGAAATGTTGCGCCGAACACTGATATGGAGAAAGGGTTCACGATATTTGTTATGCTAGTTGGATGTAAGTACTACTCAATTAATaagttattgttatatttattggcAAGGTGAGGTGATATCTCAGCCATCTAAAATTTTGGATCCACTTTCTTTCTTTGAACGTTCTAAACTGACATGttcaaaagttactttttgAAAGTTCTCTAATAGAACAGTCACTATGATAAGGAACcaatatattaaataactcttttttatataaaatactttcttatttaaagttattaataacatgaaaattagaaaaaaattaagcattgcttCATAAGTATTTTCTCGTTCCAGCTCTTATGTATGCCAGTATCTTCGGTAATGTATCGGCCATTATCCAAAGATTATATTCGGGAACGGCTCGTTATCATACACAGATATTGAGAGTGCGGGAATTTATTCGGTTTCACCAGGTAAGAGAGTCTATTTTATCTGAGATAATATAAGCTATGCAACTCTTTGCTTTTATGAAATGGACAGGCACATATGAAAACACATTAAAGCAGTAAAATTGAAACACAATCTTGATTAtcaagtattccaaattcaaattatatCTTTTGGTAAAGCATTGTTTTTCCCTCTACAATAATTTAGTTTGAATGCCTAATTTGCCGTATTTCAGATAACGAACCCCTTAAGACAAAGACTGGAGGAATATTTCCAACACGCTTGGAGTTACACGAACGGAATCGATACGTCCAGCTTACTCAAAGGATTCCCGGAGTGCCTCCAAGCAGACATCTGTCTTCATCTCAACAGAAACTTACTCGCTAATTGCTCAGCTTTTGATGGTGCTAGTCCAGGTTGCTTAAGGTAAATGCCGTTTAATTcgcaaaatacttattatttgaaCTGATATCTCCACTGCCTCAATCAAAGATATACATACTTTTCTCTTAGAAGTACAGATATGTCAAGAGAGCAAATGAAATCAAACGCTTccaattttcaattattttcaacaggcttcccaaaaaggaagaggttttAAATTCATCGGGATATTAGAGGCACTGCTTTTATTTAATGTCATTATCTTTACACATCAATTTTAATTCTGTCTCGCGGAATTATCGCTACATactttttcctaacattttatgtcATGGATTTTCGCAAAGTAAGTCCTGATTCTGAGGACTTTGCACTATGTTTCTTTGTCCAGAGCCCTATCGCTGAGGTTCAAGACGACGCACGCGCCGCCCGGCGAGACGCTGGTGCATCGCGGAGACGTTCTCACCTCCCTCTACTTCATATCCAGAGGCTCTATAGAAATACTGAAGGATGATATTGTTATGGCTATATTAGGTAAgttgacaaacaaacaataccaAACTCCTATCAGAAAGGAAACAGACAAGTTTACTAATGATGTGTccgagaaataaaaaataaggaacaATGTACAGCCAGAACTAAATCATATAAAATTTGAGTAGACATTGAGCAGACACCAAGCCTGGCATAATAAGCCCCGACCTACAGCCAGTTAGCATAGAACTGTATTTAATACGAACACAATAATTCTTCGACTTCGCATTTCAGGGACAATTTAGAAGATTACTAAATGcaccttcatttatttatttaaagaaacataAATCTATATCTGCgttaaagaaacttaaaactaataacggCCGTCGAAAAATTGGTCCGCATCGCTGTCACCCGGCAATGTACCCAATAAGCTGGCGgtattgccacgttggatgtcAATGCTTAAACGTAACACAATTGTATTCGTGTAGGTAAGGATGACATATTCGGCGAGAACCCGTGCATATACGGCACGGTGGGGCGCAGCAACTGCCGCGTGCGCGCGCTCACCTACTGCGACCTGCACCGCGTGCACCGCGACGACCTGCTCGACGTGCTCGACTTCTACCCCGAGTTCCGCTCCTCCTTCGTCAATAACCTCGAAATTACATACAACATGAGAGACGTGAGTACCGCCCCAAGTTTTCATAGAAGAGTTTCAGAAATAtatccaaatattttgaatcAGTTAGTTCTCGATACTAAATCAAAAGTCAATCGTGAATAATGGAAAACCaacattcaaacaaatattGATAAAGCTAAACTAATCTCTTCAAAAAAATTCATATACATAAGGACAAAAAATACTCCCATACAAATGTAGCAATTCCAGCTACGAGTCTACGAGCGTAGCACGCCTACGACGGCGTAGACCTTCGTagccaaagattttttttatgaaatccaTTAAGTATATTCTAATCAATGTGCTATTTTTGATCCTTGCAGGAAGAACTAGGAGGTATCGAACCAAAACGTCGCATGCGCTACGAGAACCCTTGTGACGCGCGTTTGCTACGGGAAGCCTACGCGCGAACTACGCGCCGGCCGCACACTGAAACCTTTGCTGAGAAAGTGGTGAGGGCGCATTTAATATCTAACACGTGTCTTTGTAGACTatacatattcaaaaaatatcgtAGCAAATGAATTACTACTACCTACTAACATTGTAAATGGAAAAATAAGATGTTCCTCAAAAGACATAACTTTGTCGTTCTGATTTCAGGACTCACAATGCAGCGACGACGACACCGAGTCTCCTGCGAGCCGCGGCATCCTGGAGTTCTCGGCGGACAAGGCGGGCCAGGACGTCACCCCCCTCAACTTCAACTTCAGCAAGCAGCGCTCCACCACGCTCAACTCCATCACCGGTAAGTCCATACTCACGCCGATGGAATGAAccgactttttttaaatattctgacCGTACGCCACAATCGCCCGTGCGCAAAGTTCTGTTCTAAAGTCACTGACTCCACGGGTGGCATGTCGTGGCAATCCTTCCTCTCTATTCATAGAGTAGATGTCCTACACATAGTAAATGGATGACCGATATGCATTTCCCTCCGCCATGTTTAAGTCTCTTCTTTAATCTAATACCTTGATAATGCGTTACGatttcgattttttatttttattttattcggttAGGGAATATTTTTGCCTTGGGgaagttatattttaataatttaaatcacttatttatattttgcaaaaagttTTCATATGTTCGTTCTACAAATTTTTGTGCACAGTTCgtactttaattgttttttaactttttgcaaaattaatacaaattttaaactaaaaagaaaaaacaatgttttataatCAATCAATTTGGACTCAATGTATAAAAAGgaatctgatatattttttaaaataatagcgactaataaaatttgatttaattagGGCAGCATGTGTTACGCttgtttccttatttatttatattggtatTGAGTGGTGACGTGGGAGGGGATGCGGTGTGGCTAACACTTGTAGTATCGGCACGTATCTCAAGCCGCGTCTCCCGCACACCCCGCACCCCCGGTACCGCCCGCCCCGCTCTGAGCGCGGCCCTTGTGTGCAGGCATGCTAGCGCAACTTAAACGGAGCTTCCCAGACCTCTACCATCATAAAACACATCAGCCACTGCACAACAAGTACTGTAAGTATGCATATTATACTACTTTATAGTGCATGTATCAACATTCAGCAATGGTTTATAAATACAATTAGTTACATTCATAAACTGGTTGATCGGTTTCCATGTAAAATATTCATCTGTAAGATATGGGCACGTAACCGGCAACCAGAGCTGACGCGTTTAAATtcagtaataattaatttcttaaacATATTTGTCATAACACAACAACAGGAGATATAATTTCAATAGTAATTATAAGCTTAACATCAAACTATGTACATAAATGTAAAGGCAATTAGAAATATAATTCAGCCTTCTATCTAGCCTTAAACTCATTTCTCATACCCACTAGGGAAGTAACTAAACACATTCATCGAATAACGTTATGCCCGGAGacagaaatacataaatatgaatTCCTATACACGTGTCTAATTTCCAGCCCAATCCACGCCTCAAACGTATAGAAGTCGTGCGGGGGTACGACGGCAGTCGTCTGTGGGCCCACTGAACGACACGTCGCCGCTGACGGGGTGCGCCACGGCGGGCGAGCCGGCCGTGAGCACGCCGGCGCACAGCGCCACGCTGCCCGTGTCCAGCCTCAGCACCAACCCCAGCTCGTACTACACCAACGCGTCGCcgtcgccgcccgccgcgcccgcgcaccAGCACGTGTCGTGCGACGACATCCTGGCGCCcagcgcgcccgccgccgcgcgcaCGCCGTCCTGCCGCTCCGCGCCGCACTCCGCCGTCAACCTGCACCAGCCCGCCTGCTCCGGCCGCCCAGCCGCGCTCGCTCTGTCTCACGACAAGGCACAAAATGCTGCAACCGCACAGGTCCGTCACAAACACAACTtttgaaaacaaacaatctaATGGTTATTATGTTCGTCTCAACTAAAACTACCTGGGTTACAGGATACTATGTCACCACAGTACCAAAACGTAGGAGCCGCTGCGACAGCAGCTTCGGTGGCGACCGTACTTACAAGACTGGAAGAGTTAAGTCGTCGTGTAGCCGTACTTGAGACCGGACTCACAGCAGACGTGCGTCGTATCCTGCAGTTACTGCAGGCGCGTGAGGGCACGGCACACCACAATGCGCAGCCAGCGCACACCCCGTCTACAGTGCTGCCCAAAGCCTCACTCTCGGTGCCTCAGACGAATGAGGTAATACTTGCACTGTGCAAAAATCCCTGAACGTCAGTTAAATGATCCGACAATAACATTTAGTTCTGTTACCAGTGGGAGTGGAACTGGAACGGAGAGCgggagcgcgagcgcggcgggcggTACGGACGCAGCGAGCGCGGCGACCGCACGCCGGGCGTGCAGCGCTCGGCGTCGGAGCCGCACGCGCCGCTGCCGCCGGccctgccgccgccgccgcactcGCACTCGTTCTACAGGTAGTGTGAGGCGGGCGAGACGAGCGCTCCCCGCTCCCGGCCGTCGACGCGCTCGCTCGCCGAGTCGGCGTCGTGCGGCTCGCTGGCGGGCTCGCCGGGCGCGGAGGCGGCCGCGCCCGGCGGCACGCGCCCGTCCCTGCCGCGCGCGCGCTTCCACTTCTGCCGGCGCATCGCGCGCTGCCGGCACGACGACGTCCGGGGCTTCCTCTGACGCGGCCCTCACCCGACGCATGGACCAATTTTGTACTTCCGTTAACGCCTAAATAAACACGTCCTCGCGATCTCGCGAGCGGGCGGCCTCTCCCGCCCGTGCCGAGTCCATTTGTAATAAATTTCAATAATGTTCGCTTTAGTAAAACTTTAAGATTGTCCAGCGAGCCGGATTCGGTTAAATTCGACGAAGAGACACGAAGCCGTTTCACATTATTATGGTAGTGTACGACTACACGAGTGGTTAGAAATGCAATAAGTGGTGGATATATTGGGtgctttaattttatgtatgtaatttacaGGCTTTTAAGAGAAGTAAATTTTTACATGATGTATTACGTATGGGTATGTGTACAATAGCACTATCTGGCCGTATTTATCATCAACCCTTCCGGTTCATATGTTTAAGTTAATGAAACCAAATATTATCCAAATTGACTTATTAATGTATCTACGTAATTATTCTATTCTAGACTTCAGCTAATTCAGAATGAGGCTTATAAGACTGAGAGACTACGTAATACCGTGAACTGTATTTCCAGAAGCGAGTACCTAAACGATAAACGCTTTCTACCCGTCCTTGCTCCTTGCCTTTACATAGTAGCTAGGTAATGTGTAACACTACTGTGAACGACATACGAACTGCTCCTTGTGGAAGTGCGTTTCTGAGGTTTCACCCGACACACGTGCACACACATTAGTTGCCGCATTGTCTTCAATGAAGCATAACACATCAATGTTTTATCAAACTATTTTCTATTTGTTGTATTCGTTTCTGAAAGTGTGTATGACCAACAGGCGTAACGTACTTCGCGATCTGACGACGAGTGATTACGAACATTACATTCAACTCTGATTAGGTACTTAATGTTGAAGATTTTGTCTCCTTTTTCACTTTAAGTTATGTAATACTATAATTGTGGCTCAAAGTATTAACTTTATGTTGTAATGTGTATCCTAGTTACGGAGTAAGAGATTTCGCCAATATATCATTATAAGCAATAATAAAGCCCACCATATGTTTAGATGTACATCGTGATAATTACGTAAGTGGCCATGACATCCGATGTAAGGTGTACTGTATACAGGCTAGAGCTACGCAGTTGTCGCCTTTGGGATCCTCAAGTATACTTACTTATCGTTCTCGTTATCATCATATCGTACTGTGTCATATCATACAATCATTCCTTATTACATTAATGgtattaattatattgaattctaaacatattttattcagtgcaATGTTTTGCTGAATTTTATTCCTGCTAAGCTTACTGGTCAATTAGAATAAACGAATAATTCTATTTGTGGCACTATCGTTTTAGATGTGGTTTATATACCAAATTCCTCCT is a genomic window containing:
- the LOC110384402 gene encoding potassium voltage-gated channel unc-103 isoform X6, producing the protein MLGVMTTMVLSLGATGGHKGTTQPSHPCTILHHSPYKAAWDWLILILVIYTAIFTPYVAAFQLNEPDFDKRSRSFGEDPIVVIDMIVDVTFIIDILINFRTTYVNVADEVESDPAKIAMHYLRGWFLIDLVAAIPFDLLLFGTDTDEQGLESDETTTLIGLLKTARLLRLVRVARKIDRYSEYGTAVLLLLMATFVLIAHWLACLWYAIGSWERPQLHAPIGWLDALANDVQASYDNSTGPSMRSRYITALYFTCTSLTSVGFGNVAPNTDMEKGFTIFVMLVGSLMYASIFGNVSAIIQRLYSGTARYHTQILRVREFIRFHQITNPLRQRLEEYFQHAWSYTNGIDTSSLLKGFPECLQADICLHLNRNLLANCSAFDGASPGCLRALSLRFKTTHAPPGETLVHRGDVLTSLYFISRGSIEILKDDIVMAILGKDDIFGENPCIYGTVGRSNCRVRALTYCDLHRVHRDDLLDVLDFYPEFRSSFVNNLEITYNMRDEELGGIEPKRRMRYENPCDARLLREAYARTTRRPHTETFAEKVDSQCSDDDTESPASRGILEFSADKAGQDVTPLNFNFSKQRSTTLNSITGMLAQLKRSFPDLYHHKTHQPLHNKYSQSTPQTYRSRAGVRRQSSVGPLNDTSPLTGCATAGEPAVSTPAHSATLPVSSLSTNPSSYYTNASPSPPAAPAHQHVSCDDILAPSAPAAARTPSCRSAPHSAVNLHQPACSGRPAALALSHDKAQNAATAQDTMSPQYQNVGAAATAASVATVLTRLEELSRRVAVLETGLTADVRRILQLLQAREGTAHHNAQPAHTPSTVLPKASLSVPQTNEWEWNWNGERERERGGRYGRSERGDRTPGVQRSASEPHAPLPPALPPPPHSHSFYR
- the LOC110384402 gene encoding potassium voltage-gated channel unc-103 isoform X1, producing the protein MEERGPPDVPLIVSPPCAGAGGAALTTSRRAASARGSRDDPPPSTWRSSVRVRDTGFRGSRKSVVRLEPPCNGLNGLPAIGKEVLSLGATGGHKGTTQPSHPCTILHHSPYKAAWDWLILILVIYTAIFTPYVAAFQLNEPDFDKRSRSFGEDPIVVIDMIVDVTFIIDILINFRTTYVNVADEVESDPAKIAMHYLRGWFLIDLVAAIPFDLLLFGTDTDEQGLESDETTTLIGLLKTARLLRLVRVARKIDRYSEYGTAVLLLLMATFVLIAHWLACLWYAIGSWERPQLHAPIGWLDALANDVQASYDNSTGPSMRSRYITALYFTCTSLTSVGFGNVAPNTDMEKGFTIFVMLVGSLMYASIFGNVSAIIQRLYSGTARYHTQILRVREFIRFHQITNPLRQRLEEYFQHAWSYTNGIDTSSLLKGFPECLQADICLHLNRNLLANCSAFDGASPGCLRALSLRFKTTHAPPGETLVHRGDVLTSLYFISRGSIEILKDDIVMAILGKDDIFGENPCIYGTVGRSNCRVRALTYCDLHRVHRDDLLDVLDFYPEFRSSFVNNLEITYNMRDEELGGIEPKRRMRYENPCDARLLREAYARTTRRPHTETFAEKVDSQCSDDDTESPASRGILEFSADKAGQDVTPLNFNFSKQRSTTLNSITGMLAQLKRSFPDLYHHKTHQPLHNKYSQSTPQTYRSRAGVRRQSSVGPLNDTSPLTGCATAGEPAVSTPAHSATLPVSSLSTNPSSYYTNASPSPPAAPAHQHVSCDDILAPSAPAAARTPSCRSAPHSAVNLHQPACSGRPAALALSHDKAQNAATAQDTMSPQYQNVGAAATAASVATVLTRLEELSRRVAVLETGLTADVRRILQLLQAREGTAHHNAQPAHTPSTVLPKASLSVPQTNEWEWNWNGERERERGGRYGRSERGDRTPGVQRSASEPHAPLPPALPPPPHSHSFYR
- the LOC110384402 gene encoding potassium voltage-gated channel unc-103 isoform X5, producing the protein MENGALKYGSNNNNNEVVEEKVVLSLGATGGHKGTTQPSHPCTILHHSPYKAAWDWLILILVIYTAIFTPYVAAFQLNEPDFDKRSRSFGEDPIVVIDMIVDVTFIIDILINFRTTYVNVADEVESDPAKIAMHYLRGWFLIDLVAAIPFDLLLFGTDTDEQGLESDETTTLIGLLKTARLLRLVRVARKIDRYSEYGTAVLLLLMATFVLIAHWLACLWYAIGSWERPQLHAPIGWLDALANDVQASYDNSTGPSMRSRYITALYFTCTSLTSVGFGNVAPNTDMEKGFTIFVMLVGSLMYASIFGNVSAIIQRLYSGTARYHTQILRVREFIRFHQITNPLRQRLEEYFQHAWSYTNGIDTSSLLKGFPECLQADICLHLNRNLLANCSAFDGASPGCLRALSLRFKTTHAPPGETLVHRGDVLTSLYFISRGSIEILKDDIVMAILGKDDIFGENPCIYGTVGRSNCRVRALTYCDLHRVHRDDLLDVLDFYPEFRSSFVNNLEITYNMRDEELGGIEPKRRMRYENPCDARLLREAYARTTRRPHTETFAEKVDSQCSDDDTESPASRGILEFSADKAGQDVTPLNFNFSKQRSTTLNSITGMLAQLKRSFPDLYHHKTHQPLHNKYSQSTPQTYRSRAGVRRQSSVGPLNDTSPLTGCATAGEPAVSTPAHSATLPVSSLSTNPSSYYTNASPSPPAAPAHQHVSCDDILAPSAPAAARTPSCRSAPHSAVNLHQPACSGRPAALALSHDKAQNAATAQDTMSPQYQNVGAAATAASVATVLTRLEELSRRVAVLETGLTADVRRILQLLQAREGTAHHNAQPAHTPSTVLPKASLSVPQTNEWEWNWNGERERERGGRYGRSERGDRTPGVQRSASEPHAPLPPALPPPPHSHSFYR